ttttagttataatttttACTGTTTTTTTGAGTAATTTATAATGTGTTTGGTTAAATGTTTCGCAATTGATTTATTGCGGTAATTTACGGTGTTTAGGTGTGAAAGATGCCGTGGTTTATGAACAAATTAGCTGTCGAGGTTTCCAGGCTCTGACGGTTAGTTTGATTGCTGAGTAAATCATTTTTTTGCTGTTCATTTATGTTTGGATTTGTGATTTTTGGCGTGGTGATTTCTTCGTTGATTGTATAGATTGGTTAATGGAAGTTTGTGACATTATAGTGTTAATTATTGTGCGGTGGTAAAGAGGAGTTTCATTACGTTAGAAGAGTGAAAATCAAACCTCTGAAAAGTACAATCAACTTACACtcaattattattgttgattcttgttgtgcggaagcgtgaatacctcgtgttgggcctctgctccATCGGTGTTCACTATccataattatacgatattgtccgctttgggctaAACCATCACTGATTTACtattgggctccttcccaaaaagcCTCGTACTACTATATTTTCTacacacttataaagatgatctttcaCCTTTACattaccgatgtgggacatgagttTGCACCTTCACAATTCTTATTGTGTTACATTGTTTGGCCACACAATTCTCGGAGTTGACTTTGGTTTTGTGGAGTGGATGATACTTGCTTTTAATTTTTAATTGCAAAATAGCAATAGGAGATTATCGTATAAACTTGACTTTGTAGTGTTATTAGGAATTGGGAATATAAGATTGTATTATTATTAGGAAGTCGGAACATAAGTTTGCATATTATGCATCAAATAATGAATATCTAGATGTGATGATTCTCGTTCTGATCTTGCTTTTGAATTGCCAATTTAGGAGGGTGAAGCGTGTCTTTTTAGTATATAGCCATTGTAAAGATAAGTCATAATCTAAGAATGCGAAGTAGGTTGTTCCTCTTAGCTTGAGTATTTAATTGGTTGACAGTTGACACGCAAGGCAGGTTGCAAAATATTTTTGTGTTAGAATCTGTGACTGTGGTAAGCTGAGTGTGAAGAGTTGATACTCAAACATCTAATGCTTTCTCATCGTCTAACCGCAGTCTGATCTACAACCATACAATTACATAATTACTTGCGTTAATAAGAAGAGACGTGAAACATATAATTGGCTAATAGAGATTGAATAAAAAATGGATTCCTTGTGAGTTGTCTATGTTACTCTGAAGAGAATTGGCATTGAAAGCAATGTACCCAAGGTTTTATGCACATTCCAAGTAAAGTACATAAAAAGGAGGGGAATAAGCTACGGTAGTTCTTAGAAATAAGGCTACTATGTGTGGGAATTGAATATATTTAAGCATCAATTTCGCGGAACGATTTTGAAAAATGACCTGGCAATGTTTGTGTAAACAGGTGAAGTCTGTAGCTAGAATAGTGGAAGGTGATGCAAGTAAAAGTATCTGTTGAGAAGCGGAGAGGGTAAAGCCTGTGGTATGGTAACGGGTACCACAGGCGGAGGACTGGTTCAAAGGTTTGGAAATGACATACTCTCATTTCAAGTTATGATTCATATTCTTCATGCTTACATTATATTGATTTTGTTGTTCATGGTCACCAGTATATTGCAAGGGAGTGCCAGACTGTCAGTGCGTATCACATCATCATCGTAAAACAGCAAAGGTACTTAAGTAAGCTTGCTAATTGTTTATCAGTTTCCCTTCCCTCATATACTGGACTTCTGAGAGTTTCCAATGCTGTTGTTTGATTGCGGTTTTGTTGAAGAAGGATATTGTAAGTGTCAAGAAGTTTTGAGTTTTCTTATAGTATAATTTATCAGCTGAACGTGCTTGTATTTTACTTTAGTGGTGTGTGAAGTTTACTTTTGCAAAGTTTATGAATCTGTATTTTACTTCTGCaaattttctttcaaatttcaggCTTTCGTCTTGGGCCTTTTATGTCACCCATTTTAGCTGTATATATTAATCTCGTGAAAATGCTGGTGTAGGTGGTAGGGGTCTCCATTTAAGGTTTCAATGGATGTCGTGGATCTAAGCTGGATCTACCAATAGAAGTTTACGCCATGAGTATAGGTAGGTTGTTTCTTAAATCTTCCACAGTCATGAGTAGCACTGTAACGGTGTCTAGTCCAAACACCCGAGTACTCCTAGTCCTAGTTGACAGTTGCTTTGCTTTTAATGTCGAATGATTGTCAATGTGTGACCTGTAGATTAGATGGTGATTGTTTTTCTATTGCGTGCTAGTCTAATTGGTCCTCAAGAGTATAGGTTTGCCAAGTAGAGTCATTTGTAGTTGTTGCTTAAGGGATTTTGCAACTCTGACCGCTTTTCATTTCTTTGAGAGTCTTGTACTTAAAGGGAACTGGTTTGGTACGGAGTAGGAACCTACATCTCTATGGTTTTTCATCTAGTCGTTTGCCTCCAAATGGCCACAAGTTGAGCAGGACTCCTATATGCCTTATCAGCCAAACTTAGCCTTATCAGCCAAACTTATGGACTATCGTGATGTTCATACTTCGTACGTGATTTTATATCCACCCAAGGCTCTTCTGATCCCAGGATTGTAACTGCTAGTAGGACAGAGGGAAATTTTCCTGGATCTTTCGTCACAACTCACAAGCTACCTCAACTGGTTACTTTTTTATGCAAAGCACCCCTTAAACAAATTGACTTTAGATCCTCCTCAGACCTCATTGTGCTAAATTGTGAAGCGTGTCCTCTAAAGAACACTTGGGTCTTTTAGGTCATGGAGACTCGGGATAGGATGCTATCAGAACTTAATGATTTACATTTCCAAGCCAGTAATATCTCTTAGAACATCCTCTTTATGTATCTATTAGTTATGCACTTATCCTTAAAATGGGACCATTGGAGAGACATTACAATACTCTTATCTTTACGGTTGTTGGACTAGTGGTCACCAGGGAGACTATAAGAAGGGGAAATGTCAAAAGTTCTATTTCACACCTTGAAAGTGAGGAAAGTCGAGGCTGTTGTGAGAGTAATATCCTTAAGAAGACACTATCAAGACACAATTAATAGCTGTGGGCCTGTGGCATGTGGGCCTTTTACTGTTGCAGTGTTGCATCAACCATCTGCTGGCTCCTGAGTTGTTGCTTTCTTTTGTGTTAAGGCATGTACCAATCGAAGAACTGTATATGTCGAACATTATGTTTGCTGCTTGCTTGATGCTTATTGCTTAGTAATCTTAGACAGATTACGGAGATGAATTGAAAACCTTGATAAGCCGATATTGTGATTGGCTGATCTTTATCAATGTAGATGACTCACACTTCTAGGAGGATAATGATAATCGATGCTTTGTGGACATGTTTGAAGGATTTGATTTAGCGATTGTGATTATTTTTGATATTGTACATAGTATTTTGCATGTTATCCAGATGTGGCATATAATTGTCTTTGATCAGCAGTTATGTAAATCATCTTTGGTTCCTAAATTTGCATGGTTTCTAAATTGGCACCCTAACTTCTTCTTGGTAGTTTTTAATACGGAATATATGCATGGAGAACTTGATTTAGAGAGGAGCAAGGCCCACTGTGGCAGTGAGGGCCTGTGAGAATATAGTGTAATGCGGAAGTGTAGCCTCATGCACACTTAGGAAATTGTTTCCTGTAACAAATTTTCAATTTAAATGAACTTGGTTTGTGTTGTGTCAACATGTAGACGGTAACTTGGCTTGATTTAAAATTTTAAATGTCACTGAATCAAGAGATTGCCACATATCAGTAGTTAGTCCCTGTATTGTAGTCAGTGATTTTCAACATGACTAGTCTTTTGGAGGTTAATTTTCCTTCCATCCCATTTTCTAACCTTTTTATTTatgaactagttttgtgacccgtgaatttcacgggttgtTCTGTTTCTAGTGTAATACTTTAGTGATTTAATACAATAACATACTACGATTAATTCAATTTACGGTTTTCATGTTTTAAGGGTTGTATAAATTCAATTTGTCTTTTATACAAAAGTTTATCAGAAATTAAAATTTCATACATTAGATATACTAAGATATCCCTATCAAAGCTAAAgtaactaaatgcaagctaaaatgaattaataatataagtattCATATAATCAAATTAGACACTATATTATCAAACAAAGATCCCCAAACATAGAGCACCCTCACAAATTAGATATCAAAATTTCATCAACAATTCTGAAAataacataaaacacacaattagaaATGTTATGATAAAACTGACATTTCATACCCCCATAAAATTGAagctaatacaataataaattgcggaactaaaaattttaaagcagcaacaacttgaacaacaattggaTCATTATTGCCGAATACTTCTCTTAttaaacaatattatacaaaaaatgctATGTCATCCCCTCAAATTTTCCACCTTTTAGCCATATATTTCaacagtaggtctcatgagagaccgtcttcctctaatttagtgggagacataatagggaaaaaagagattcagtgggtccctcaccccatcatgtgagaggtctctcaataacgctattgagagaccgtctctccggagtttttgtgATATTTCAAAATCTATATAATAAATGCTCAAAAAATTATTAATCATCCACGATTTCACGTTGATGTCACCAATCTTTAGTTAGTATGTAAAATATAGTTGTTTAAACAATCTTAGTATTTCacttaaaaggctaccctaacaTGACAAATAAACGCAAAATAGACAAAggcacgtaggatccaaaaagccacttagattaaaatttaatgtgacgtggcatatctaaatgtgatgttgcatatttttaatgtgacatggcgaattaatgtgacatggattatcaatttattattacatgacattaatttaaatcattcaTCTATAAATTAGCTTAATGCACTGATATCTATaaatctataatattaaaggatattatcattgttcttaaatttaattatgataatcctacatggcaaaaattaaatgtattaagttgccttttaactatatagttaaaatatgacatattgatgatgatagatattttgattttccttttaattatatttataaatttgtagatattagtagctttgtaatccaaattattaaattttttatttactgcatataagaccttttagctactatatttatggttaaggaggatttagatgaacaaattgaatgatttaaatgatgagactaaattcttaatttatttttataatttaaatcatgatcttatggtttccacacaaaaaaaatattactaaaccttataatgaattttaataaatttagtaaaGTAGCcataatattaacaatataaattaatagaatttaattatgataatcctacatggcaaaaaaattaaatgtattaagttgccttttaactatatagtatagataGATTATATAGATTTATAGATGTGGCATTCGTAATGCACGTGTGGCTTTTTCTTCGCTtatgtggctttgtctacgtggtcttttaaggttacccttttaatatagttttatagATTTCTTGAAAATACATTCGCTTTATTCTCGGTTTGAGTTAAACATCTATTTTCTCAGGCTCTTGATCTATTCCACTTTGAGATACGTGCAGTTTAGTGGTCATTGAATTTCTTATAAGAAAGTAGGTGAAGTTCTTAAAAATAATGAGTATCTTGATGATGTGTAGTGCCATGTTTTCTGATGCCTTGGAGATATGGCTCAATGGCTGTGATATATGTGTGACGAATGATGTGTGATGAATGATGTTTGATCTGTTAGTTTGATGCAACTGTGTTTAAGAAAAGAAATACTCAGTAAGTTCTTTTAAGCTATGACTGAAGTCACTGAACCATTTCAAAGAGGACACTGAAATTTCAATGCTACACATTGCCTGAACCTCTTGTTTAGTAGCATCTTGTCATTTGTTGGAAACTGCTTGATGTCGTTATTATAGTCATTTCTATAATAGGATGGAATGGATCGCAAATTCGTAATGGTCATATTCTAATATCACGGTTCATCTTGCGAATCTTTCATTAGCTCTATAATTAACCAATCAATCTCAAGCTAAAAATACTATAGTTTCTGCCACTTGAAGTTGAACATATGTGTCTCCATCACCTCTTATATCACAAAACTCTGCTATCACAATCTTCTTATCTTAATTTGTTTGGTGCCTTTGGTTTCTAAACAATGCAAAAGGGATCATATGTGGTTGATTGAAAACTACTTTCACATTccttttctcctttctctttattGTTGCAACCTCTCTGAAACCACCAGCATCTCTGTTCTTATCTATCTTTGATCTGGGTACCATCGGTTGAGTAATTGATTTAAAGGAAACTTGCTGCATTAATGTTCTATGCATGATATATAGCAGAAGGTTGATGCAAAGTAGAGCTTTGATTATTACTTTGACCGCATCACCTTAGGCTTTGTAGTTTGTACATAAAAATATATACCAAacatagttttgaaaataatcgTTGTTAAACCAATCTAACTCAGTCTCATAATAGATTCTAATCTGCAATCTTATTTACATCTCCATCTTTAAAATGTTGGCTTCAATGGTCCCTGCACAAGTTACTCATGATAGTTAGGAGCTGAACTGTGAATGCAGTGAACTTATTATTAACAAGCTCTCTAATAATAGAACTTAAATGAATTGGTACTACTAATTATTCCCTTTTCTATCTTAGAAAACTTTCTTGCTGCTTAAATCAGAACgccgccttctttctttttcatacTAAATATATGACGCAGTATACACGGGAATATGGATGTAGACTTCGGAGTACAATTTACCTGGGAATGTTTGAAATGGATATGATGTTGATTTGCCTTGTTGAAATTCCATGTTGTAGATATTATGTAAGTCGGGTTCCCATTGTAAAGAATTTGTAATTTGCTGTTTACCAAACAAAACAAAGTTGATAAGTAGTCAATGAGTGAAACAAGATTACACCTACGTTATGATTAAGGATTTAGGGATTTACATTGAAGCTGGAGGTGTCAAAAAAGGTTTCAGGCATTGATATTGGAGTGCTCACGCTTCTTCGGATCCCCATATCAATTGAGTTCAGAATTTCGGATCCACAAGCTGGATTTATTTGTTGAATGGAATTATATTGTGGGTAGTTGGGATTAGTCAAATCTGGTGAAACGCCCATTGTCGGTAGACTGCTAGAGCATGCTGCTAAAACCTGTTGATACAAGTGTTTCACTGATCAGTAACCACTTATTTTCAAACTTGTATTTTTTATTTGCTTAGAGGCTAGAGCTATCttcatgatattttttttttttttttctttttttacctcCTTGGCAATTAAGTCTTCAATGTTGAATTCAAGCCTAGGATTGACAGCAGCCAGCTTCATGGACAGAAACTGTTTCAGACGAACATGAAGTACAAATTAGTTGACTGTTGTCATTAATCTTATTCTAATATAGTGTGCTGATCATCAAGTATTTCTGTTTACCTCAACTTGTCTTTGAAGAGACTGAACATAGTTGATTATTTCGTCGAGCATTCCCGCTTTTCCTGTGATTTTGTTACACCCAGGGACAAGATCTTGTAGATATCTCATTCTTTCACTTATCTTTTCTCTCCTTACCTAGAACACACAAGAACATAGGTCATATTTTAATGTCTTCAGTTAAAGTTCACAACTCTTCATTTTTTAGATGGTGTGCCTTTCTTCAGTGTGAAATATACGAAGTATTCTTTAAGCTGGTTTATTTGCTCACCCTTTCAGCTAAGCTGTGGCTGTCAGTGGCCTGGCCTCGCCGTGCCCTGACATGAATGTAATCTTGTTTCTGGCCCTCGGAAGCCTTAGAATTATCCTTAGATGTAGAAGCTGAAGTTTGTTTATCTTTCTTGTCATCGTTATTGCCACTAATATCTTTTTTCTTGCTCTGGCTGCTGTTTTGCTCTGTGATCTTCGATTCTTCTTCTGCCGCATTCACCTTGCTTCTTTTTGATCTGTCAACTTCTTCTGGTTCTACTACCTCTCCTGCTACCTGGTACACATTATTCAGAGTTTTACTGACTTGAAAAGATTTCCATGTCCAATCGAGCCA
The Silene latifolia isolate original U9 population chromosome 11, ASM4854445v1, whole genome shotgun sequence genome window above contains:
- the LOC141611194 gene encoding uncharacterized protein LOC141611194, translated to MNNPGMLHCLNTTANVTGVKGMEMSVLEQQKMVMKRQEEQQQELSCFNELSMLSFLQPQAQEFHTLDMDRGPTLNEFMNRPIKTDPCIENRWMDFGMQQSGVTVESSGVESINQVNSSPYGMRYAISRTASGPPIVPVVASGMETSHDNVKKGENVALEQQLNAGTGRESFKKRKAERNLMIPKVAGEVVEPEEVDRSKRSKVNAAEEESKITEQNSSQSKKKDISGNNDDKKDKQTSASTSKDNSKASEGQKQDYIHVRARRGQATDSHSLAERVRREKISERMRYLQDLVPGCNKITGKAGMLDEIINYVQSLQRQVEFLSMKLAAVNPRLEFNIEDLIAKEVLAACSSSLPTMGVSPDLTNPNYPQYNSIQQINPACGSEILNSIDMGIRRSVSTPISMPETFFDTSSFNQITNSLQWEPDLHNIYNMEFQQGKSTSYPFQTFPGTIEANILKMEM